Proteins from a single region of Desulfuromonadales bacterium:
- a CDS encoding YdcF family protein, translating into MAGLTLLGVAPGILFPLLEGYLVIEPTLQRADALVLMAGSPAERVPVLVRLYQEGVAPRILLTNDGVLGAWSTEHQRNLYHVEWAEVELLKRQIPQAAIVKLAFSASGTIHDALHTRDHVLADGGIRSLVVVTSDYHTRRTLWTFKEVFSGDPVALRVYPAASLPQRGMKDNLVILTTELVKLMFYRVRYGDLLSPG; encoded by the coding sequence CCTGGTCATCGAGCCGACGCTGCAGCGGGCCGATGCCCTGGTCCTGATGGCGGGCAGCCCGGCCGAAAGGGTTCCAGTACTGGTTCGCCTCTACCAGGAAGGCGTTGCCCCGAGAATCCTGCTGACCAACGACGGTGTCCTCGGCGCCTGGTCCACTGAGCACCAGCGGAATCTCTATCACGTTGAATGGGCAGAGGTCGAATTGTTGAAGAGGCAGATTCCGCAGGCTGCCATTGTGAAATTAGCTTTCTCCGCCAGCGGTACCATTCATGATGCTTTGCATACCCGTGACCATGTTTTGGCCGATGGCGGCATCAGGAGCCTGGTGGTGGTCACGTCCGACTATCACACGAGACGAACGCTTTGGACTTTTAAAGAAGTTTTCTCCGGCGACCCTGTAGCGCTCAGGGTGTACCCTGCGGCAAGCCTGCCGCAGAGAGGAATGAAGGATAACCTTGTCATATTGACCACCGAGCTAGTGAAGCTGATGTTCTACAGGGTGAGATATGGCGATTTGCTGTCCCCTGGTTAA